A stretch of Lactuca sativa cultivar Salinas chromosome 6, Lsat_Salinas_v11, whole genome shotgun sequence DNA encodes these proteins:
- the LOC111882978 gene encoding oxidation resistance protein 1-like, with product MLIVHLLGVNRYFTLCSTEYLALGGGNHFALYLDSDLLNGSSLASETYGNSCLSHTQEFEVKEIELWGFVYASEYEEAISMLRTEAPGICRW from the exons ATGTTAATTGTGCATTTATTAGGGGTGAATCGATATTTTACTCTTTGTTCAACTGAGTATTTAGCGCTTGGTGGGGGAAATCATTTTGCATTGTATCTCGATAGTGACTT ATTGAATGGGTCAAGTTTGGCCTCAGAAACTTATGGTAACTCTTGTTTGTCACACACCCAAGAATTTGAAGTGAAGGAAATTGAG CTGTGGGGGTTTGTATATGCTTCAGAGTATGAAGAGGCGATATCAATGTTGAGGACAGAAGCACCTGGGATATGCCGATGGTAG